One segment of Vicia villosa cultivar HV-30 ecotype Madison, WI unplaced genomic scaffold, Vvil1.0 ctg.001771F_1_1, whole genome shotgun sequence DNA contains the following:
- the LOC131636538 gene encoding uncharacterized protein LOC131636538 translates to MAETSTLFRFRFSSPPFNSTSPSKPLTFNTNSFPLSSPSVSQPRLLRFTPKANHSNNNNNSDEDPFEFFPWSDSDTEIQWVAQDRFTFFTADGLVQIGGSMTPRRARSSDKQGKSKTAKKYQRYQESNYMDPNQGLCLGALFNIAATNGLDMSRRLCIFGFCRSIEMLSDVVEDTVLEHGGEVIAAEKASRGDLHEKLTMTVAVPLLWGVPPASETLHLAVKSGGGIVDKVYWQWDFL, encoded by the exons aTGGCCGAAACTTCCACCCTTTTCAGATTCAGATTCTCTTCTCCACCATTCAATTCCACATCTCCTTCAAAACCTCTCACATTCAATACCAATTCTTTCCCTCTCTCATCACCTTCTGTCTCTCAACCCCGTCTTCTCCGTTTCACCCCCAAAGCGAACCAttccaacaataacaacaactccGATGAAGATCCTTTCGAGTTCTTCCCTTGGTCTGACTCCGACACTG AAATTCAATGGGTTGCTCAGGACAGATTTACCTTCTTCACTGCGGATGGACTGGTCCAAATCGGAGGCTCCATGACTCCTCGTCGCGCTAGATCTTCTGAT aagcaagggaaatccaaaacTGCTAAAAAATATCAACGGTATCAAGAGAGTAACTATATGGACCCCAATCAAGGCCTTTGCCTGGGTGCACTCTTTAATATTGCAGCTACAAAT GGACTTGATATGAGCAGAAGGCTCTGCATTTTTGGTTTCTGCCGCTCTATTGAAATGCTTAGTGACGTGGTGGAAGATACTGTTTTAGAGCATGGTGGGGAG GTGATTGCTGCAGAGAAGGCAAGCAGAGGCGATTTGCATGAAAAGCTAACCATGACAGTTGCGGTACCGTTGCTATGGGGTGTTCCTCCAGCTTCCGAGACGCTCCACCTAGCCGTTAAAAGTGGAGGAGGAATTGTAGATAAGGTCTATTGGCAATGGGACTTTCTGTAG